In a single window of the Terrirubrum flagellatum genome:
- a CDS encoding twin transmembrane helix small protein, translating to MSLSSSIAPMAVAAVAIVLLMGMVNMMRGGSANTSQYLMRWRVGLQFLAIVVIMTVVWMRGG from the coding sequence ATGTCGCTCAGCAGCAGCATCGCTCCGATGGCCGTCGCGGCGGTCGCGATCGTCCTCCTCATGGGGATGGTCAACATGATGCGCGGCGGCAGCGCCAACACCTCGCAATATCTGATGCGCTGGCGCGTGGGGCTGCAGTTCCTCGCCATCGTGGTGATCATGACCGTCGTCTGGATGCGGGGCGGCTAG
- a CDS encoding TIGR02302 family protein, with product MTDRPADGVSRTTSQWAQKRLARLSARAGQAMLWERVWRASTLFLVVLGAFLVFSWAGLWTELTPISRMIGLAVFVALLLGSLWPLLRISLPGATETLARVDADSRLPHRPAAALSDKLALGPQDADTRLLWELHQKRIAASLRQAKPAVPRPRLAERDPWGLRIAMLLIACAAGIYAGPEWRARLMQPFDWSNPPVAAPGSRIDGWIDPPAYTRVAPTILTIAAGEGARTVKAPVNSTLVIRAAGASDLAITTSGGLAALESDKKPSDGSVEKRWTIGQPGTVEVKRGLQTLARLSLDPIPDQPPAISMTQPPQNNTRGTLTLNYKVEDDYGVASGEAMFERAQPPSPNQRPPRPLVAPPRMQLSLPSEPRGVGEGQSILDFSNHPWGGARVKMTLSVTDEAGQQGMSEPVEVTLPQRPFSKPLAKALVELRRTLVLDANTKTRVLSALDALMLNPERFTPETSIYLGLKTAFTRLRFARKDAELMDVADYLWDMAVQMEDGDLSQSEKDLRAAQEALRQALERGASDEEIKRLTQDLRAALDKYMRELAEQMRRDGQQQNAENQRADPNMRTIRPEDLKRMIDRMEQMARQGARDEARKMLDDLQQMLDNLQTARPNQRRQDPLAQEMNRALDELDKMVREQQGLRDDTFREGQNRRGQQRADRNRQQNQRGQQQGQRGQRGQQGQQGQQGQQGDQGDQQENAENGDGQQQGGQSLAERQQRLRERLEELRRRMRGLGMNGQQMQEAEEAMRDAEGQLGQGQEGQAADAQGRALDALRRGAQQFAQQMMDGLGDPNGDQADAADNDSPGNAPQNRRAGGENNDDPLGRPTRNRDATDNSRVKVPRPGESASERAQRVLEELRRRLGDTSRSTDELDYLRRLLSPY from the coding sequence ATGACCGACAGGCCGGCGGACGGCGTCTCGCGGACCACGTCCCAATGGGCGCAGAAGCGCCTCGCCAGGCTCTCGGCGCGCGCCGGGCAGGCGATGCTCTGGGAGCGCGTCTGGCGCGCCTCGACCCTGTTCCTGGTCGTCCTGGGCGCCTTCCTGGTGTTCTCCTGGGCCGGTCTCTGGACGGAGCTGACGCCGATCAGCCGCATGATCGGCCTCGCTGTTTTCGTGGCGCTGCTGCTCGGCTCGCTCTGGCCGCTCCTGCGCATCTCGCTCCCGGGCGCGACGGAAACGCTGGCGCGCGTCGACGCCGATTCGCGCCTGCCGCACCGGCCTGCCGCCGCGCTCTCTGACAAATTGGCGCTCGGCCCGCAGGACGCGGACACGCGACTTCTCTGGGAGTTGCATCAGAAGCGCATCGCGGCCTCGCTGCGTCAGGCGAAGCCTGCCGTCCCGCGGCCGCGCCTTGCGGAGCGCGATCCCTGGGGCCTGCGCATCGCCATGCTGCTCATAGCCTGCGCGGCCGGAATTTACGCCGGCCCGGAATGGCGCGCGAGGCTCATGCAACCTTTCGACTGGTCGAACCCGCCTGTCGCCGCGCCGGGATCGCGCATCGACGGCTGGATTGATCCGCCAGCCTACACCCGCGTCGCGCCGACCATTCTGACCATCGCCGCAGGCGAGGGCGCGCGCACGGTCAAGGCGCCTGTCAACAGCACGCTGGTGATCCGCGCCGCCGGCGCGTCCGATCTCGCGATCACGACCTCGGGCGGCCTCGCCGCGCTCGAAAGCGACAAGAAGCCGTCTGACGGCTCTGTCGAGAAGCGCTGGACCATCGGCCAGCCCGGAACCGTCGAAGTGAAGCGCGGGCTGCAGACGCTGGCGCGGCTGTCGCTCGACCCCATCCCGGATCAGCCGCCGGCGATCAGCATGACGCAGCCGCCGCAGAACAATACGCGCGGCACGCTCACCCTCAATTACAAGGTCGAGGACGATTACGGCGTCGCGTCCGGCGAGGCGATGTTCGAACGCGCCCAGCCGCCATCGCCGAACCAGCGCCCGCCGCGGCCGCTCGTGGCGCCGCCGCGCATGCAATTGTCCTTGCCGTCGGAGCCGCGCGGCGTCGGCGAAGGCCAGTCGATCCTCGATTTTTCCAATCATCCCTGGGGCGGCGCGCGCGTGAAGATGACGCTCAGCGTCACCGACGAGGCGGGTCAGCAGGGCATGAGCGAACCGGTCGAGGTGACGCTGCCGCAGCGGCCCTTCAGTAAGCCGCTCGCCAAGGCTCTTGTGGAATTGCGGCGCACGCTCGTGCTCGACGCGAACACGAAGACGCGTGTGCTTTCGGCGCTTGATGCGCTGATGCTCAATCCTGAAAGATTCACGCCTGAGACGTCGATCTATCTCGGCCTCAAGACGGCGTTCACGCGTCTGCGCTTCGCGCGCAAGGACGCCGAGTTGATGGATGTCGCTGATTATCTCTGGGACATGGCCGTCCAGATGGAGGACGGCGATCTCTCGCAGTCCGAAAAGGATTTACGCGCGGCGCAGGAAGCGCTCAGGCAAGCGCTGGAGCGCGGCGCGTCCGACGAAGAGATCAAGCGTTTGACGCAAGATCTGCGTGCGGCGCTCGACAAATATATGCGCGAGCTTGCGGAGCAGATGCGTCGCGACGGGCAGCAGCAGAATGCGGAGAATCAACGCGCAGATCCGAACATGCGCACGATCCGGCCGGAAGATCTCAAGCGCATGATCGACCGCATGGAGCAGATGGCGCGGCAGGGCGCGCGCGATGAAGCGCGCAAGATGCTCGATGATCTCCAGCAGATGCTCGACAATCTGCAGACGGCGCGTCCCAACCAGCGTCGGCAGGACCCACTCGCGCAGGAGATGAATCGCGCGCTCGACGAGCTCGACAAGATGGTGCGCGAGCAGCAAGGCCTGCGCGACGACACGTTCCGCGAGGGTCAGAACCGGCGCGGCCAGCAGCGCGCCGATCGCAATCGCCAGCAGAACCAGCGCGGCCAACAGCAGGGCCAGCGCGGTCAACGCGGCCAGCAGGGACAACAAGGACAACAGGGTCAGCAAGGCGATCAGGGCGACCAACAGGAAAACGCCGAGAATGGCGACGGCCAGCAGCAAGGCGGGCAGAGCCTCGCCGAGCGCCAACAGCGGCTGCGCGAACGGCTTGAGGAATTGCGTCGCCGCATGCGCGGGCTCGGTATGAACGGCCAGCAGATGCAGGAGGCCGAAGAGGCGATGCGCGACGCCGAGGGCCAGCTTGGTCAGGGCCAGGAGGGGCAGGCCGCCGATGCTCAGGGCCGCGCGCTCGACGCCTTGAGGCGCGGCGCACAGCAGTTCGCCCAGCAGATGATGGACGGGCTCGGCGATCCCAATGGCGATCAGGCCGACGCCGCAGACAATGACAGCCCGGGCAACGCGCCGCAGAACCGGCGCGCCGGCGGCGAAAACAATGACGATCCGCTGGGACGGCCGACTCGCAACCGGGACGCGACAGACAACAGCCGCGTGAAGGTTCCGCGTCCGGGCGAAAGCGCCAGCGAGCGGGCCCAGCGGGTGCTCGAGGAGCTGCGCCGGCGGCTTGGCGACACGTCGCGCTCGACCGATGAGCTCGACTATCTCAGGCGGCTGCTCTCGCCCTATTGA
- a CDS encoding cob(I)yrinic acid a,c-diamide adenosyltransferase, producing MVVLNRIYTRAGDAGRTRLSTGEPRLKCDLRVEAYGAVDETNACVGLARLHTAVDHPGIDVMLGRIQNDLFDLGADLATPETDKKPSWEPLRVLQSQVDRLEKEIDELNANLAPLNSFILPGGSPAAAALHLARTVSRRAERAMVALAQEPDEKVDVAAMKYINRLSDFLFVASRAVNDNGAKDVLWVPGQNR from the coding sequence ATGGTCGTCCTGAACCGCATCTACACCCGCGCCGGCGACGCCGGGCGGACGCGGCTGTCGACCGGCGAGCCGCGGCTGAAATGCGATCTGCGCGTCGAGGCCTATGGCGCGGTCGACGAGACCAACGCCTGCGTCGGGCTGGCGCGTCTCCATACAGCCGTCGATCACCCCGGGATCGACGTGATGCTCGGCCGTATCCAGAACGATCTCTTCGATCTCGGCGCTGATCTCGCGACGCCCGAGACCGACAAGAAGCCCTCCTGGGAGCCGCTGCGCGTGCTGCAGTCGCAGGTCGACCGGCTCGAAAAGGAGATCGACGAGCTCAACGCGAATCTCGCACCGCTGAACTCATTCATTTTGCCCGGCGGCAGTCCGGCGGCGGCGGCGCTGCATCTCGCTCGCACCGTGTCGCGGCGCGCCGAGCGCGCGATGGTCGCGCTGGCTCAGGAGCCTGACGAGAAGGTCGATGTGGCGGCGATGAAATATATCAACCGCCTGTCCGATTTCCTGTTCGTGGCGTCGCGGGCCGTGAATGACAACGGCGCCAAAGACGTGCTGTGGGTTCCCGGCCAGAACAGATGA
- a CDS encoding rhomboid family intramembrane serine protease: MVVPLHDDVPLRHIARPIATYGLILINFLVWIATAATRTEASMQATAIGFGMIPSVLFGVDTVSGELASVPSYATLITSLFLHANFLHVAGNMLFLWVFGDNVEDAMGTIRFIGFYLLCGICAALAHAYAMPASQQPLIGASGSIAGVVAAYVMLHPRVKLWALFLARIPLKLRAIYVIGFWILFQIGMAIYGGASEVGWWAHVGGFAAGVIMTPFLILPGVGLFGREDGPDPA; encoded by the coding sequence ATGGTTGTTCCCCTTCATGACGATGTGCCGCTGCGCCACATCGCCCGTCCAATTGCGACCTATGGTCTGATCCTGATCAATTTTCTCGTCTGGATCGCGACGGCGGCGACGCGCACGGAAGCATCGATGCAGGCGACGGCGATCGGGTTCGGCATGATCCCGTCGGTGCTGTTCGGCGTCGATACGGTCTCGGGCGAACTCGCCTCGGTTCCAAGTTATGCGACGCTGATCACGTCGCTCTTTCTGCACGCGAATTTTCTCCATGTCGCCGGCAACATGCTGTTCCTCTGGGTGTTCGGCGACAATGTCGAGGACGCCATGGGGACCATCCGCTTTATCGGCTTTTATCTGCTCTGCGGAATCTGCGCGGCGCTGGCGCACGCTTATGCCATGCCGGCCTCGCAGCAGCCGTTGATCGGCGCATCGGGTTCGATCGCCGGCGTCGTCGCCGCCTATGTGATGCTGCATCCGCGGGTGAAACTGTGGGCGCTTTTCCTCGCGCGCATTCCGCTCAAACTGCGGGCGATCTATGTGATCGGCTTCTGGATTCTCTTCCAGATCGGCATGGCGATTTATGGCGGCGCGAGCGAGGTCGGCTGGTGGGCGCATGTCGGCGGATTCGCCGCTGGCGTGATCATGACGCCGTTTCTGATCCTGCCGGGCGTCGGTCTTTTCGGTCGCGAGGATGGTCCGGACCCCGCGTGA